One Eurosta solidaginis isolate ZX-2024a chromosome 5, ASM4086904v1, whole genome shotgun sequence DNA segment encodes these proteins:
- the LOC137253959 gene encoding uncharacterized protein, producing MALPDTQSIILLSTFLWLLCSSSVQARIEPRESNTCAGRQSPGTICETCELLSTCVRHSSGWVNIPVETCDTQNGFYCNSLLGMCSNTTGPCHPFAVDGNFPCTSHGVFPDPYDCQKYHMCYLAGATLVSVTVECAGTKAFDAATGQCSLALGDVTCMNRQFQCLSAGEAHAWPTNPNIFYICKAFSNQDERVLYPTLYRCSDGEVFDGYFCRQGIISTEAPLSRPITNSTDNGNGTSNSIPTTSMESKCTEVGLNADLEDCSSYYYCSAVNGNKRHHKCPSGTHFSATIASCVFGACQN from the exons ATGGCGTTGCCCGACACACAATCAATAATTTTG CTCTCCACCTTCTTATGGCTTTTATGCTCTTCATCAGTGCAGGCACGTATCGAACCACGTGAGTCGAATACCTGTGCGGGACGCCAATCACCCGGCACCATTTGTGAAACATGCGAGCTACTTTCAACCTGCGTACGACACTCAAGCGGTTGGGTAAATATTCCAGTCGAAACATGTGACACACAAAATGGTTTCTACTGTAATTCGCTTCTTGGTATGTGCAGCAATACAACTGGTCCATGTCATCCTTTTGCAGTGGACGGTAATTTCCCATGTACATCACATGGTGTCTTTCCTGATCCATACGATTGTCAAAAATATCATATGTGCTACTTAGCCGGAGCCACACTCGTTtcggtgactgtagaatgtgctGGCACAAAAGCATTCGATGCGGCAACTGGACAATGTTCGTTAGCCTTGGGTGATGTGACATGCATGAATAGGCAGTTCCAATGTTTAAGCGCTGGTGAAGCTCATGCTTGGCCTACGAACCCAAATATTTTCTATATTTGTAAAGCCTTTTCGAATCAGGATGAACGCGTTTTATATCCAACATTGTATCGGTGCTCAGATGGTGAAGTATTCGATGGTTACTTCTGTCGTCAAGGTATTATATCGACGGAAGCTCCCCTTTCAAGGCCAATCACAAATTCAACTGATAACGGTAATGGTACATCGAACTCAATACCTACCACTTCGATGGAGAGCAAATGCACTGAAGTGGGTTTGAATGCCGATCTAGAGGATTGTAGCAGTTATTATTATTGTTCAGCGGTGAATGGAAATAAACGTCATCATAAATGTCCATCTGGAACTCATTTTAGTGCGACTATTGCATCTTGTGTTTTTGGTGCGTGTCAAAATTGA